The Anaerolineae bacterium region AGGCGTCGCAGGTACGCAGCCGCTCCATCCGGTTCGATTACGTCATATCCCTCTGCGACGTTCCCTCCACGCTGGTCGCGGAGGGGCACACCGTGCATCTCTGTGTGGACTCATCTGGAGCGCCTTGCCGCATCCCGGATGAGGTGAGACTGCCCCTCGTCGAACGCCTCCCCGGCTGACCAGGTGGCCCCTGACACCGGCAGGGGCCACCTGATCGGTCGGAGGCGTCAGTGCTCCCAGCGCAGCCGAAGCTCGCGGGCAGCTCGCACCTCGTCCAAGCGGCGGACGGGGGCGCGATGGGGAGCCTGGTGCAGGAGGCCGGGCTGGCTGCGGGCTTCCTCGGCGATGGTCTCCATGGCCTCAGCGAACGCGTCCAGCGTCTCCCGGCTCTCCGTCTCCGTCGGCTCGATCATCAGGGCTTCCCGGACGATCAGAGGGAAGTAGTTCGTGGGCGGGTGAAAGCCGTAGTCTATCAGGCGCTTGCTCACGTCCAGGGCGCGCACGTCCGGGGCGCCGGGGATGCGTCCCTCCAGTACGAACTCGTGCATGCAGCGTCGGTCGTAGGGCAGAGGATAGGTCTTCTTGAGGCGTTCTTGCAGGTAGTTGGCGGCGAGGACCGCGGTTACGCTCACATCGCGAAGGCCTTCCTCGCCCAGCATGCGGATGTAGGTGAGAGCCTTCACCATCACCGCGAAGTTACCGTAGAACGACTTCACCCGGCCGATGGACTTCTCAGGCATTTCGAGTCGGTAGCGATCGCCCTCGCGCACCACTATTGGTCCCGGCAGGTGCGCTGCCAGATCCCGGCGGACGCCTACGGGCCCCGAGCCCGGGCCTCCTCCGCCGTGCGGGGTGGAGAAGGTCTTGTGCAGGTTGAAGTGCATGATGTCGAAGCCCAAATGGCCCGGCTTGGCTACGCCCATGAGGGCATTGAGGTTAGCGCCGTCCCCGTAGACCAGGCCGCCACACTGGTGCACCAACCGGCACACTTCCTCCACGTGTTCGTCGAAGAGGCCGAGCGTATTGGGGTTGGTGAGCATAAGCCCGGCGACCGTGTCATCGCACTGGGCCCGCAGCGCCTCCAGGTCCACATTAC contains the following coding sequences:
- the gcvPB gene encoding aminomethyl-transferring glycine dehydrogenase subunit GcvPB, translating into MSEKTLYELSRPGRTATSLPPLDVPEAPLPEEWMRDDLPLPEISEVDLVRHYMRLSQLNHAVDIGFYPLGSCTMKYNPKVNEEAAALPGFVRTHPLQPQETVQGNLQLMWELQKMLAEIGGFDAVSLQPAAGAQGEFAGILIMRSHHRERGQAHRDKILIPDSAHGTNPASTTMSGYRVVQLPSDERGNVDLEALRAQCDDTVAGLMLTNPNTLGLFDEHVEEVCRLVHQCGGLVYGDGANLNALMGVAKPGHLGFDIMHFNLHKTFSTPHGGGGPGSGPVGVRRDLAAHLPGPIVVREGDRYRLEMPEKSIGRVKSFYGNFAVMVKALTYIRMLGEEGLRDVSVTAVLAANYLQERLKKTYPLPYDRRCMHEFVLEGRIPGAPDVRALDVSKRLIDYGFHPPTNYFPLIVREALMIEPTETESRETLDAFAEAMETIAEEARSQPGLLHQAPHRAPVRRLDEVRAARELRLRWEH